One window of Aliarcobacter lanthieri genomic DNA carries:
- the lgt gene encoding prolipoprotein diacylglyceryl transferase, whose product MEFWQNIYSNFNPVAFNIGEIAVHWYGIMYALALLSAIFIAKWFIKYDNINISQDIFDSYIWWAEIGVILGARLGYVLFYDTQTMFYLTHPWQIFNPYVNGSYVGISGMSYHGAFLGFIIASYLFSIRKKVSFWFITDIAVLGISAAYIFGRIGNFFNQELVGRITDVPWGIYVEGILRHPSQIYEAILEGLIVFLILVYFRKRKSFDGQLALMYGILYAIARIIAEFYREPDSQLGFLAGNWLTMGILQSLVILVVCLGIYSVRRNTNK is encoded by the coding sequence ATGGAATTTTGGCAAAATATATACTCTAATTTTAATCCAGTAGCATTTAATATTGGAGAAATAGCAGTTCATTGGTATGGAATAATGTATGCTCTAGCACTCTTGAGTGCTATATTTATTGCAAAATGGTTTATAAAATATGATAATATAAATATTAGTCAAGATATATTTGATTCATATATATGGTGGGCTGAAATTGGTGTTATTTTAGGAGCAAGACTTGGTTATGTATTATTTTATGATACACAAACAATGTTCTACCTTACACATCCTTGGCAAATCTTCAATCCTTATGTAAATGGTTCTTATGTTGGTATTTCTGGGATGAGCTACCATGGGGCATTTTTAGGATTTATAATAGCGTCATATTTATTCTCTATTAGAAAAAAAGTGTCTTTTTGGTTTATAACTGATATTGCAGTTCTTGGAATTAGTGCTGCATATATTTTTGGAAGAATTGGAAACTTCTTTAATCAAGAATTAGTAGGAAGAATTACAGATGTTCCCTGGGGAATATATGTTGAAGGGATATTAAGACATCCTTCACAAATTTATGAAGCAATATTAGAAGGATTAATTGTATTCTTAATATTAGTATATTTTAGAAAAAGAAAAAGCTTTGATGGTCAATTAGCCTTAATGTATGGAATTTTATATGCAATTGCTAGAATTATTGCAGAATTTTATAGAGAACCTGATTCTCAATTAGGATTTTTAGCTGGGAATTGGTTAACAATGGGGATTTTACAATCTTTAGTAATATTAGTTGTTTGCTTAGGTATTTATAGTGTGAGAAGAAATACAAACAAGTAA
- a CDS encoding response regulator yields MERSLKNIRKVSNIRVFVISDDTTTKESIKKEFGSKFKDIKLISSNDEINSKSISSSDIIIVDLDIQKGIFEELTSKIQSVASFIPKIVISSEDSEDKIFDAVNIQAYTFLLKPLDLINLKLSIVMCINQTKRSDKIELSHGIYFDEYRDQFFKKGGAIIDFTRLEKSFLKLLISRKDEITDYDMIKDVVWKGKEMSIYTMRNIVNKIRQKTYYEIIKNHSGRGYTIDIIKN; encoded by the coding sequence ATGGAAAGAAGTTTAAAAAATATTAGAAAAGTAAGTAATATAAGGGTATTTGTTATAAGTGATGATACTACTACTAAAGAATCTATAAAAAAAGAGTTTGGATCTAAATTTAAAGATATAAAGCTTATTTCAAGTAATGATGAAATAAATTCAAAAAGTATATCTTCATCAGATATCATTATAGTTGATTTAGATATACAAAAAGGAATTTTTGAAGAATTAACTTCAAAAATTCAGAGTGTAGCTTCATTTATTCCAAAAATAGTTATATCTTCAGAAGATAGTGAAGATAAGATTTTTGACGCGGTTAATATTCAAGCATATACTTTTTTATTAAAACCACTTGATTTAATAAATTTAAAGTTATCAATAGTTATGTGTATTAACCAAACAAAAAGATCTGATAAAATAGAATTGAGTCATGGAATCTATTTTGACGAATATAGAGATCAATTTTTCAAAAAAGGTGGTGCTATTATAGACTTCACTAGACTTGAAAAATCTTTCTTAAAACTTCTAATAAGCAGAAAAGATGAAATTACAGATTATGATATGATAAAAGATGTTGTTTGGAAAGGTAAGGAAATGTCAATTTATACTATGAGAAATATTGTAAATAAAATTAGACAAAAGACTTATTATGAAATTATTAAAAACCACTCGGGAAGAGGTTATACAATAGATATTATAAAAAATTAA
- a CDS encoding methyl-accepting chemotaxis protein: protein MKNLTISWKFTIINIAVTILVLVFGYLILNKYKNDLTEDIQYKVIDNLNSLSALKIEAKLDVGISNAISIANDSSIKEALATNNRELAIKTLSELSIKMKESTPFQNIQIHLHTKDNKSFLRSWKPTDFGDDLSSFRASVVKVNSDKKAINSFEIGNDGLSIRSVVPIFDENKNHVGSMEFMQGINSVAKSFDEENKAFLLLMDASLATTKIKDENKLDRYLISQKFINQDFLEDTKKINFDKLLKDKYFITKKYFYTYSEVKDFNSKNLGISLIAEPISDVTNEIDQASRIIFIALTILVASLLITMLISLLNMKNGIIKPIFKLKKSIDEVAKNSSGDNIRIEVTSNDEIGDVVTSFNNYLDSIEVGLQKDNLVIQEAKDIIEMVNAGLFNEKIESKGNSDRVNSLISEINGLIDKMGTNLLVINEALIALSNAKFDYEIPKINNITGLMASLLNGILVTQSTVNEIMCLIEKSNVELTHSSKELAEASSNLSNSSNIQAASLEETAAAIEEISATITRSTENAINMAKYAENVTKSTQIGKELAQKTATSMDDINSQVNRINEAISVIDNIAFQTNILSLNAAVEAATAGEAGKGFAVVAQEVRNLAARSAEAAKEIKDLVEHATSKANEGKEVTTSMIEGFNELNENIDVTIRLIEDVSTASKEQQQAMSQISATVNSLDQATQKNASLASTINEMAAKTSQLAEELNEAINQTSFDKSASKRICDSSMIVEINRLKSDHINFKNKSFSQCKVGNSFTVTNSKECNLGKWLASHENHEFAQSQEWEELKKAHDNVHSFVQKTINLYEKNSPNSEILEVSNHIEANTTKVFHSLDSIREINCNKRK, encoded by the coding sequence ATGAAAAACTTGACTATTAGTTGGAAATTTACTATTATCAATATAGCAGTTACTATATTGGTTTTAGTATTTGGGTATTTAATTTTAAATAAATATAAAAATGACTTAACGGAAGATATCCAGTACAAAGTTATAGATAATTTAAATTCTTTGAGTGCTTTAAAAATTGAAGCTAAACTAGATGTTGGTATTTCAAATGCAATCTCAATAGCAAATGATTCATCTATAAAAGAAGCTTTAGCTACTAATAATAGAGAGTTAGCTATAAAAACTTTATCTGAACTATCTATTAAAATGAAAGAATCTACACCATTTCAAAATATTCAGATTCATCTTCACACAAAAGATAATAAATCTTTTCTACGTTCTTGGAAACCAACAGATTTTGGTGATGATTTAAGTTCTTTTAGAGCAAGTGTTGTTAAAGTAAATAGTGATAAAAAAGCTATAAATAGTTTTGAAATAGGAAATGATGGTTTAAGTATTCGTTCAGTTGTTCCTATCTTTGATGAAAATAAAAATCATGTAGGTTCTATGGAATTTATGCAAGGTATTAATTCTGTTGCAAAATCTTTTGATGAAGAGAATAAAGCATTTTTACTTTTAATGGATGCAAGTTTAGCAACTACTAAAATTAAAGATGAAAATAAACTTGATAGATATTTAATATCACAAAAATTTATAAATCAAGATTTTTTAGAAGATACTAAAAAAATTAATTTTGATAAACTTTTAAAAGATAAATATTTTATAACTAAAAAATATTTTTATACATATTCAGAAGTTAAAGATTTTAATAGTAAAAATCTTGGAATTAGTTTAATTGCTGAGCCAATATCAGATGTTACAAATGAAATAGATCAAGCTTCAAGGATAATATTTATTGCTTTAACTATTTTAGTTGCATCACTTTTAATAACTATGCTTATTTCTTTACTAAATATGAAAAATGGAATTATTAAGCCTATATTTAAACTAAAAAAATCTATTGATGAAGTAGCAAAAAATTCTTCAGGAGATAATATAAGAATTGAAGTTACATCAAATGATGAAATAGGGGATGTTGTTACAAGTTTTAATAACTATTTAGACTCTATTGAAGTTGGATTACAAAAAGATAATCTAGTGATTCAAGAAGCAAAAGATATTATTGAAATGGTAAATGCTGGATTATTTAATGAAAAAATAGAAAGTAAAGGTAACTCTGATAGAGTTAATTCACTGATTTCAGAAATAAATGGATTGATAGATAAAATGGGAACAAATCTATTAGTTATAAATGAGGCTTTAATTGCACTGTCAAATGCTAAATTTGACTATGAAATTCCTAAAATAAATAACATTACAGGATTGATGGCATCTTTATTAAATGGAATTTTAGTAACTCAATCAACTGTTAATGAAATTATGTGTTTAATAGAAAAATCTAATGTAGAATTAACTCATAGTTCAAAAGAATTAGCTGAAGCATCTTCAAATTTAAGTAATTCTTCTAATATTCAAGCAGCTAGTCTTGAAGAAACGGCAGCTGCAATAGAAGAAATTAGCGCAACAATTACAAGAAGTACAGAAAATGCTATAAATATGGCAAAATATGCAGAAAATGTAACAAAATCTACTCAAATAGGAAAAGAATTAGCTCAAAAAACAGCTACTTCTATGGATGATATAAATAGTCAAGTAAATAGAATAAATGAAGCAATATCTGTGATAGATAATATAGCATTTCAAACAAATATCCTAAGTTTAAATGCAGCAGTAGAAGCAGCAACAGCAGGAGAAGCAGGAAAAGGTTTCGCAGTTGTAGCACAAGAAGTAAGAAATCTAGCAGCAAGAAGTGCAGAAGCAGCTAAAGAGATAAAAGATTTAGTAGAACATGCAACATCAAAAGCAAATGAAGGAAAAGAAGTAACTACAAGTATGATTGAAGGGTTTAATGAATTAAACGAGAATATTGATGTTACAATAAGATTAATTGAAGATGTTTCTACTGCTTCTAAAGAACAACAACAAGCTATGAGTCAGATTAGTGCTACAGTGAATAGCTTAGACCAAGCTACTCAAAAAAATGCTTCTTTAGCATCAACTATTAATGAAATGGCAGCAAAAACTTCTCAACTTGCAGAAGAGTTAAATGAAGCTATAAATCAAACAAGTTTTGATAAATCAGCTAGTAAAAGAATTTGTGATTCAAGTATGATTGTTGAGATAAATAGATTAAAATCAGATCATATTAACTTTAAGAACAAAAGTTTTTCACAATGTAAAGTAGGTAATAGTTTTACTGTAACAAATTCAAAAGAGTGCAATCTTGGTAAATGGTTGGCTTCTCATGAAAATCATGAGTTTGCACAGTCACAAGAGTGGGAAGAATTGAAGAAAGCTCATGATAATGTACATAGTTTTGTTCAAAAAACAATAAATTTATATGAAAAAAATAGTCCAAATAGTGAGATATTAGAAGTATCTAATCATATAGAAGCTAATACTACAAAGGTATTCCATTCTTTAGATAGTATTAGAGAAATAAATTGTAATAAAAGAAAATAA
- a CDS encoding aldo/keto reductase, protein MEFRYIGKSGLRVSSICLGTMTFGSSTSKDEAFKILDKAYDRGINFFDTAELYPVTPKKDTIGNTELIVGEWLKTKPRYSVILATKIAGAASGWFVPPVRHGFTAIDSFHIKKAIEDSLKRLQTDYVDLYQMHWPDTIVPIEESLKAFDELVREGKVRYIGTSNDSAYGLTKANEVSKYKGLVRFESIQNNFSLLNPRFHDELANVCRRENISLLPYSPMAGGVLSGKYNNEFVSPDVRFSIYLKEKSKRVQAMANRFVNDKTLQATQKYLKLAKEYEVSPVTLAISYSKHFDFVASTIIGARKIEQLDDSLKAFDFNINDELLSKIEQIQKEILYPMG, encoded by the coding sequence ATGGAATTTAGATATATTGGAAAAAGTGGACTTAGAGTTAGTTCTATATGTTTAGGAACTATGACTTTTGGAAGTAGTACTTCTAAAGATGAAGCATTTAAAATTTTAGATAAAGCTTATGATAGAGGAATAAATTTTTTTGATACGGCAGAACTTTATCCTGTAACTCCCAAAAAAGATACTATTGGGAATACAGAACTTATTGTTGGAGAATGGCTAAAAACAAAACCAAGATATAGTGTGATTTTAGCAACAAAAATAGCAGGAGCAGCTTCTGGTTGGTTTGTTCCACCAGTACGTCATGGATTTACTGCTATAGATAGTTTTCATATAAAAAAGGCTATTGAAGATAGCTTAAAAAGACTTCAAACTGATTATGTAGATTTATATCAAATGCATTGGCCTGATACTATTGTGCCAATTGAAGAGAGCTTAAAAGCTTTTGATGAACTTGTTCGTGAAGGAAAAGTGCGATATATTGGAACTTCAAATGATAGTGCTTATGGACTTACAAAAGCAAATGAAGTTAGTAAATATAAAGGTCTTGTTCGATTTGAGTCTATTCAAAATAATTTTTCATTATTAAATCCAAGATTTCATGATGAATTAGCAAATGTTTGTAGAAGAGAAAATATATCATTATTACCATATTCTCCTATGGCTGGAGGAGTTTTAAGTGGAAAATATAATAATGAATTTGTATCACCAGATGTAAGATTTTCTATTTATCTAAAAGAAAAAAGTAAAAGAGTCCAGGCTATGGCAAATAGATTTGTAAATGATAAAACTTTACAAGCTACTCAAAAATATTTAAAATTAGCAAAAGAGTATGAAGTAAGTCCTGTTACTTTAGCTATTTCATATTCTAAGCACTTTGATTTTGTAGCTTCAACTATAATTGGAGCTAGAAAAATAGAGCAGTTAGATGATTCTTTAAAAGCTTTTGATTTTAATATAAATGATGAATTATTGAGTAAAATTGAGCAAATACAGAAAGAGATTTTATACCCTATGGGTTAA
- a CDS encoding SLAC1 anion channel family protein, translating to MQQESIKAIPSNRLQFFPIMMFATIMGLGGLTLVFERLYSTFNFPKFFATTLITITTILFFILIFTYLLKIIKYKEEVLKELNHPIRINFFAAISISMLILSATYKDYYMEASEIFFYVGASLHIFFTFYTIRFWINNNLEIIHSNPAWFIPIVGNLIVPIAGTGFVDNQILIFYFAVGVFFWIILFSIILNRIIFHNPFAPKFLPTMFILIAPPAIGFISYIKLTSSLDFFSQILFSLGIFFVILLFFMYKNFVKIKFFISWWAFTFPMAAVTLSTILMYDLTQNFFYEVLSYIFSVITTIIVLLVAFKTVQHILKQEICIME from the coding sequence ATGCAACAAGAGAGTATTAAAGCAATTCCTTCAAATAGATTGCAGTTTTTCCCAATAATGATGTTTGCTACTATTATGGGACTTGGTGGTTTGACTTTAGTTTTTGAGAGATTGTATTCAACTTTTAATTTTCCAAAATTTTTTGCTACAACATTAATAACTATTACAACAATTTTATTTTTTATTCTAATTTTTACGTATTTATTAAAAATTATAAAATATAAAGAGGAGGTTCTAAAAGAACTAAATCATCCTATAAGAATAAATTTCTTTGCAGCTATCTCAATATCAATGCTTATTTTGTCAGCAACTTATAAAGACTATTATATGGAAGCATCAGAGATATTTTTTTATGTTGGTGCAAGTTTACATATATTTTTTACTTTTTATACAATTAGATTTTGGATAAATAATAATCTTGAAATAATTCATTCAAATCCAGCATGGTTTATACCAATTGTTGGAAATCTGATAGTTCCAATAGCAGGAACAGGTTTTGTTGATAATCAGATTTTGATTTTTTACTTTGCAGTAGGAGTATTTTTTTGGATAATTCTATTTTCTATTATTTTAAATAGAATTATTTTTCATAACCCTTTTGCTCCTAAATTTTTACCAACAATGTTTATTCTAATAGCTCCACCAGCTATAGGATTTATTTCATATATAAAATTGACTTCTAGTTTAGATTTCTTTTCCCAAATTTTATTTAGTTTAGGAATATTTTTTGTGATTTTACTATTTTTTATGTATAAAAATTTTGTAAAAATAAAGTTTTTTATATCTTGGTGGGCATTTACATTTCCTATGGCTGCAGTTACACTTAGTACAATTTTAATGTATGATTTAACACAAAACTTTTTTTATGAGGTTTTGTCTTACATCTTTAGTGTAATTACAACTATAATAGTACTTTTAGTTGCTTTTAAAACAGTACAACATATCTTAAAACAAGAAATTTGTATTATGGAATAG
- a CDS encoding dUTP diphosphatase has product MLYKDFKEAIKSIGFSSVDEFISYAKISSNEVLAWIEKDEVPYLVSLLLHTLKGDKDVLPASISLESIVEECLPLATLLEEASSFPHKLEEMFLLQKQLNDSTNGKNWELGSNKFGKEINWLRCIHMEVAELIDSTPWKHWKNINSSPDMNNIHVELVDIWHFLMSYILQETNVPKAVSLVNTHCIYEASNNIDIKLVVKEAEKLSYISLAIDTKNMPSFSGIERFIEQYFRCCKIAGLSFTWLQKLYIGKNCLNQFRQDNGYKEGTYKKIWNGNEDNVVMVNLLEKIEDVSFEELYKQLGIEYNKA; this is encoded by the coding sequence TTGTTATATAAAGATTTTAAAGAGGCAATAAAAAGTATAGGATTTAGTTCTGTTGATGAGTTTATATCTTATGCAAAGATAAGCTCAAATGAAGTTTTAGCTTGGATAGAAAAAGATGAAGTTCCATATTTAGTATCTTTGCTTTTACATACTTTAAAAGGTGATAAAGATGTTCTACCAGCTAGTATTTCTTTAGAAAGTATAGTTGAAGAGTGTTTACCTCTAGCAACACTTCTTGAAGAAGCTTCATCTTTCCCTCATAAACTTGAAGAGATGTTTTTATTACAAAAACAACTAAATGATTCAACAAATGGTAAAAATTGGGAACTAGGTAGTAATAAATTTGGAAAAGAGATAAATTGGCTTAGATGTATTCATATGGAAGTTGCAGAACTTATAGATTCAACTCCTTGGAAACACTGGAAAAATATAAATTCAAGTCCAGATATGAATAATATTCATGTTGAATTAGTTGATATTTGGCATTTCTTAATGTCTTATATTTTACAAGAAACAAATGTTCCAAAAGCTGTATCTTTAGTAAATACTCATTGTATATATGAAGCTTCAAATAATATAGATATAAAACTTGTTGTAAAAGAAGCAGAAAAATTATCTTATATATCTTTAGCAATAGATACAAAAAATATGCCATCTTTTAGTGGAATAGAAAGATTTATTGAACAATATTTTAGATGTTGTAAAATTGCTGGTTTATCTTTTACTTGGCTTCAAAAATTATATATTGGAAAGAATTGTTTAAATCAATTTAGACAAGATAATGGTTATAAAGAAGGAACTTACAAAAAAATTTGGAATGGAAATGAAGATAATGTTGTAATGGTAAACTTACTTGAAAAGATTGAAGATGTGAGTTTTGAAGAACTTTATAAACAATTAGGTATTGAATATAATAAAGCTTAA
- the recR gene encoding recombination mediator RecR, with protein sequence MNRGLEKFYELVEAFESLPTIGKKSALRLAYHIVMNDNYCGIKIAHSIENALKSIKKCKRCGSMSEHEICEYCLDESRDKTKLCIVQSAKDIFIIEESKEFDGRYFVIDELVIDEIIKLQDFIKNNEVKNILFAITPSIANDAFILFIEDKLKDFDITFTKIAQGVPTGVSLENVDLLSLSKAIQSRVEV encoded by the coding sequence ATGAATAGAGGATTAGAAAAATTTTATGAATTAGTTGAAGCTTTTGAGTCTTTACCAACTATTGGTAAAAAATCAGCTTTAAGACTTGCTTATCATATTGTTATGAATGACAATTATTGTGGAATAAAAATAGCTCATAGTATAGAAAATGCACTAAAAAGTATAAAAAAATGTAAGAGGTGTGGTTCTATGAGTGAACATGAAATCTGTGAATATTGTTTGGATGAGAGTAGAGATAAAACAAAACTTTGTATTGTTCAAAGTGCAAAAGATATATTTATAATTGAAGAATCAAAAGAGTTTGATGGAAGATATTTTGTAATAGATGAATTAGTTATTGATGAGATTATTAAACTTCAAGATTTTATAAAAAATAATGAAGTTAAAAATATACTTTTTGCTATTACTCCATCTATTGCGAATGATGCTTTTATACTATTTATTGAAGATAAATTAAAAGATTTTGATATAACTTTTACAAAAATAGCACAAGGTGTTCCAACAGGTGTAAGTCTTGAGAATGTTGATTTATTATCTTTATCTAAAGCTATTCAAAGTAGAGTAGAGGTTTAG
- the dnaJ gene encoding molecular chaperone DnaJ, whose protein sequence is MLEVDYYELLEVSKTSDKSTIKKAYRKLAMQYHPDKNPDDQEAEEKFKAINEAYQVLSDEEKRALYDRYGKAGLEGHGQRGGFSGFDDLGSMFEEMFGFGGRSSKKERKTYNYNLDTVISISLEFNEAVFGCKKEITYKYKTACKSCSGTGAKDGKLATCKTCGGVGQVHSRQGFMTFAQTCPNCSGTGQSKAEACSSCKGVGYEEVKDSFKVDIPEGVNDGMRIRVSNRGNIAPNGQRGDLYLEVNVKEDSHFVRHDDDIYFEAPIFFTQVILGAKIKIPSLRGELELEIPKGVKDKQQFTFRNEGVKSVQGYGKGNLIVQVKIEYPKSLNSEQKELLEKLQESFGLESTPHETKFEGVFDKVKKWFS, encoded by the coding sequence TTGCTTGAAGTTGATTATTATGAATTATTAGAAGTTAGTAAGACATCAGACAAATCTACTATTAAAAAAGCCTATAGAAAACTGGCTATGCAGTATCATCCTGATAAAAATCCAGATGATCAAGAAGCTGAAGAAAAATTCAAAGCTATAAATGAAGCTTATCAAGTATTGAGTGATGAAGAAAAAAGAGCTTTATATGATAGATATGGTAAAGCTGGACTAGAAGGGCATGGTCAAAGAGGTGGTTTTAGTGGTTTTGATGATTTAGGTTCAATGTTTGAAGAGATGTTTGGTTTTGGAGGAAGAAGTAGCAAGAAGGAAAGAAAAACTTATAACTATAATTTAGATACAGTTATTAGTATATCTTTAGAGTTTAATGAGGCAGTTTTTGGGTGTAAAAAAGAGATAACATACAAATATAAAACTGCTTGTAAATCTTGTAGTGGAACTGGTGCAAAAGATGGTAAGTTAGCTACTTGTAAAACTTGTGGAGGAGTTGGTCAAGTTCACTCAAGACAAGGATTTATGACTTTTGCACAAACTTGTCCAAACTGTTCTGGAACAGGACAATCAAAAGCAGAAGCTTGTAGTTCTTGCAAAGGCGTTGGATATGAAGAAGTTAAAGATAGTTTCAAAGTTGATATCCCTGAGGGTGTAAATGATGGAATGAGAATAAGAGTTTCAAATAGAGGAAATATTGCACCAAATGGTCAAAGAGGAGATCTATATTTAGAAGTTAATGTAAAAGAAGATTCTCACTTTGTAAGACATGATGATGATATCTATTTTGAAGCACCTATTTTCTTTACTCAAGTTATTTTAGGAGCAAAAATAAAAATACCTAGTTTAAGAGGAGAATTAGAGCTCGAAATTCCAAAAGGCGTAAAAGACAAACAACAATTTACATTTAGGAATGAAGGTGTCAAATCTGTTCAAGGATATGGAAAGGGTAATTTAATTGTTCAAGTTAAAATAGAATATCCAAAAAGTTTAAATAGTGAACAAAAAGAACTTCTAGAAAAACTTCAAGAAAGTTTTGGATTAGAGAGTACTCCACATGAAACAAAATTTGAAGGAGTATTTGATAAAGTTAAGAAATGGTTTTCTTAA
- a CDS encoding ferritin-like domain-containing protein: MNYYKVLEDILLTRLPNEKIEKFRIFYNDFLSGNFHFTNDYNPPSLKEQEPSYSTFLNILKPTALPEIKNFKSIEGKKYLVHTILHIEYSAIDLALDASLRFKNLPLKYYQDWLEVANDEIRHFLMLEELLKELGGKYGDFDVHKNLFEAMQQTPDFLSRMACVPRYLEANGLDQNPKIMQKLNSNKDEFNTKFIKALEIILKEEVDHVKKGDIWFKYECQRLNLEPESTYLELIEKVFPGSSKRKMDLNFSARKEAGFSCNELKTLSKKDDCF, from the coding sequence ATGAATTATTATAAGGTTCTTGAAGATATTTTATTAACAAGATTACCAAATGAAAAGATAGAAAAATTTAGAATTTTCTATAATGATTTTTTAAGTGGTAATTTTCACTTCACTAATGATTATAACCCACCAAGTTTAAAAGAACAAGAACCATCATATTCAACATTTCTAAATATTTTAAAACCTACAGCTTTACCTGAAATAAAGAATTTTAAGAGTATCGAAGGTAAAAAGTATTTAGTTCATACTATTTTACATATAGAGTATTCTGCTATTGATTTAGCACTTGATGCTAGTTTAAGATTTAAAAATTTGCCACTAAAATATTATCAAGATTGGCTTGAAGTTGCTAATGATGAAATAAGGCATTTTTTAATGCTAGAAGAATTATTAAAAGAATTAGGTGGTAAATATGGAGATTTTGATGTACATAAAAATCTTTTTGAAGCTATGCAACAAACACCAGATTTTTTAAGTAGAATGGCTTGTGTTCCAAGGTATTTAGAAGCAAATGGACTTGACCAAAATCCAAAAATTATGCAAAAACTTAATTCAAATAAAGATGAGTTTAATACAAAATTTATAAAAGCCTTAGAAATTATACTAAAAGAAGAAGTTGATCATGTAAAAAAAGGCGATATTTGGTTTAAATATGAGTGTCAAAGACTAAATTTAGAACCAGAAAGCACATATTTAGAATTAATAGAAAAAGTTTTCCCTGGTAGTTCAAAAAGAAAGATGGATTTAAATTTTAGTGCTAGAAAAGAAGCAGGATTCTCTTGTAATGAATTAAAGACATTATCAAAAAAAGATGATTGTTTTTAG
- a CDS encoding MBL fold metallo-hydrolase yields the protein MQIKVHPMGDYQTNCYIITIEGKDIIIDPGYEATTWIKYNTTNPIAVLNTHGHFDHIWSNQEVKELFNISLYTPKDDEFMLTLNPYNLGMPPSYADILVNPDEEIEIDNIKIKFHHFPGHTPGCSVIEINETLFSGDFIFKGTIGRFDFPMSNAKDMKNSINKILKWNKDFHIYPGHGQKTTLNNEIENLRQWEKHIR from the coding sequence ATGCAGATTAAAGTTCATCCTATGGGTGATTATCAAACAAATTGCTATATAATAACTATTGAAGGTAAAGATATCATAATTGATCCAGGATATGAAGCTACTACTTGGATTAAATATAATACTACAAATCCTATTGCTGTTTTAAATACACATGGTCACTTTGACCATATTTGGTCAAACCAAGAAGTAAAAGAACTATTTAATATAAGCTTATATACTCCAAAAGATGATGAATTTATGCTAACGTTAAATCCTTATAATCTAGGAATGCCTCCTTCATATGCTGATATTTTAGTAAATCCAGATGAAGAAATTGAAATTGATAACATCAAAATAAAATTCCACCATTTTCCAGGTCATACTCCAGGTTGTAGTGTTATAGAAATAAATGAAACTTTATTTAGTGGAGATTTTATTTTTAAAGGTACTATTGGAAGATTTGATTTTCCAATGTCAAATGCAAAAGATATGAAAAATAGTATAAATAAAATTTTAAAATGGAATAAAGATTTCCATATCTATCCAGGACATGGTCAAAAAACAACTTTAAACAATGAAATAGAAAATCTTAGACAATGGGAAAAGCATATAAGATGA